The genomic interval GATCGTGGCGGATTCAAACTTCGGCTGTGGTTCGTCGCGCGAGGTGGCTCCGCTCACCATCAAAGCCGCGGGCGTTTCGGCGGTCATCGCCAAGTCGTTTGCGCGCATCTTCTTCCGCAACGCCATCAACATCGGTCTGCCCATTCTCGAATGTCCGCAGGCGGTGGATGGGATCAAAGAGGGCGATGAGATCGAGGTCGAGCCTGCCGCGGGCGTCATCCGCAACCTGACGACGGGCAAACAATATCAAGCCGCGCCCTTCCCCGAATTCCTGCGCCGCATCATTGACGTGGGCGGTCTGCTCGCCTATGCGGAGGAGCGGCTGGCGGAGAGATCTCTTTAAACACAAAGGACACGAAGTACACGAAGGTTAAAGGCATTTCCTTTGTGCCCCTTTGTGACCTTCGTGGTGAATTGCTTTTTATCGTGGAGAGGATCAGTGAAAACATACAACATCGGCATCATCGCGGGAGACGGGATCGGTCCCGAGGTCACGAACGAAGCGTTGAAGGTTTTGCGAGCCGTCGCTGAGGGCTTCGAGTGCAACCTCGTCGAGTATCCTTATTCGGGCGCGCATTATCTCAAGACCAAAGAACTCGTGCCAGAGAAAGTGATCGAAGAATGGAAAACGCTGGACGCGGTCTTTCTCGGCGCGATCGGTCACCCCGCAGTGGAAGTGGGGCTGGTCGAGCGCTCGGTCATCCTCGGTCTGCGCTTCGGTCTGGACCTGTACATTAATCTCCGCCCGATCAAACTCTACGCTGAAAATTTGTGCCCGCTCAAAGGCAAGACCCCCGCAGACATTGACTTCGCCGTGGTGCGCGAAAACACCGAAGGCGAATACACCCAGATCGGCGGCATCCTCAAAAAAGGCTCGCCCGATGAAGTCGCCACATCCACCAGCCTGTATACGCGGGTCGGGATCGAACGCGCCGTGCGCTATGCGTTTGAACTCGCGCGCGCGCGCGCTTCCAGCAACAAGAAGCCTGGTCATCTCACGCTCGTGGACAAAGCCAACGCCATCCGCCCGCAGGAGATTTGGACGCGCGTCTTCGCCGAAGTGGGGAAGGACTATCCCGACATCCAACAGGATCACGCCTATGTGGACGCCTTCGCGATGCTGATGATCCAAAAGCCCGAATATTACGACACCCTCGTGACCACCAACCTCTACGGCGACATCCTCACCGACCTCGGTTCGATGCTTCAAGGCGGAATCGGAATCGCCGCCTCCGCCAATTTGCACCCAGGCAAGACATCCATGTTCGAGCCGATTCACGGCTCCGCGCCCGATATTGCGGGGAAGGGCATCGCTTGTCCGCTGGCGGCGATCATGGCGGCGGGCATGATGCTCGATTACCTCGGCGAATCGGATTCTGCGGGTCGCATCGAATCCAGCGTGGAGCATTTGCTCGCCAGCGGGCAGATCCCCTCGCTCGACGCCTCCAGCGGACTGAGCACAAGCCAGATCGGCGATATGGTTGTGGGGCAGGTTCGGAAAGCACCGTAGAGTTTTTTGCCACAGAGCGCACAGAGACCACAGAGAAAATCTTTTTAAATCTCTGCGAACTCTGTGGTCTCTGTGGCTAATTCGTTTCACACCCTCAAAATATCAGGAGCCATCATGCAAACCACAGACATCCTCATGAGCGAACATCGCGTCATCGAAACAGTGTTGACCGCGCTCGAAGCCGCCGCCGACCATCTCTCTGCGGGAGATGATGTGCCGATGGAGTTCTTTATCAAAGCGGCTGATTTCCTCCGCAACTTCGCCGATGGGACGCATCACCAAAAAGAGGAAGGCATTCTCTTCGTCGCGCTCGCAGAACATGGATTCCCAAAAAACGAAGACCCCGTGTCCGTGTTTATGGATGAACACGAGCAGGGACGCCGATTCATACGAGGCATGGTCGAGTGCGCGGAGCGAATCAACGCGGGCGACGCGCGCGCCAAACCCCAGCTGGTTCAACACGCGCAGGATTATGCCGCCTTGTTGCGCGAGCATATCCAAAAAGAAGATAACGTCCTCTTCCCGATGGCAGACAACATTCTTGCGGACGAGGAATCGAAACTGCTCAAAGACTTCCACCGCGCCGACGACGAGCGCGGGACGGGCGAGAAGTATACGAGGGTGGCGGAGGAGTTGGCGGGTTGGGGAGCGTGATTGTTGAAATTCGACTTCAGGCTTGGGAGCGGGCAGAAGCGTTTATTTTTTGCGCCAGTTGAATCACAAGCCCGATGAATGTGGCAGTCCACGCGGCGATGGCGAAATACACGAAGTATTGCGGCACGGCGTAGAGAAAATCTAACC from Candidatus Defluviilinea gracilis carries:
- a CDS encoding 3-isopropylmalate dehydrogenase, whose translation is MKTYNIGIIAGDGIGPEVTNEALKVLRAVAEGFECNLVEYPYSGAHYLKTKELVPEKVIEEWKTLDAVFLGAIGHPAVEVGLVERSVILGLRFGLDLYINLRPIKLYAENLCPLKGKTPADIDFAVVRENTEGEYTQIGGILKKGSPDEVATSTSLYTRVGIERAVRYAFELARARASSNKKPGHLTLVDKANAIRPQEIWTRVFAEVGKDYPDIQQDHAYVDAFAMLMIQKPEYYDTLVTTNLYGDILTDLGSMLQGGIGIAASANLHPGKTSMFEPIHGSAPDIAGKGIACPLAAIMAAGMMLDYLGESDSAGRIESSVEHLLASGQIPSLDASSGLSTSQIGDMVVGQVRKAP
- a CDS encoding hemerythrin domain-containing protein is translated as MQTTDILMSEHRVIETVLTALEAAADHLSAGDDVPMEFFIKAADFLRNFADGTHHQKEEGILFVALAEHGFPKNEDPVSVFMDEHEQGRRFIRGMVECAERINAGDARAKPQLVQHAQDYAALLREHIQKEDNVLFPMADNILADEESKLLKDFHRADDERGTGEKYTRVAEELAGWGA